The Micrococcales bacterium DNA window GCTGTGATGGTGGGTATGACCGAAAGCCCAATCACGATCAGCCAATGGTCCAAGCCCAGCGTGGTCAAACCAAAGTGCACACCAACCGGCCCAATCAGCACAAACAGGCCAAAGAGCGCAATCATCGACAGGGCGGAATAGCTCAGCCGCGGGTTGTCCAACAAAGTCCGCCTGAAGATCGAACGGCGCGATCGCACAGTGTAGATATGCAGAATCGAGGTCCAGCCAACCACCAGGAAGCACATGGTCTGGCCCAGCTTCTCACTGGGTGGGTGAGTCGAGGACAAAACCACGTTTGCGCCCAGCAGAAAAGCCACCCAACCAACCGCCACAAAGGCGATGATCTGTTTGATGATGACGAAATGCAGGCCCTGGAAAAGCGACTCGTTGCGGCCTATCGGTGTGCGCCGCATGATCCGGGGGTCAGATTTCTCCCGGGCCAGTGAGATGCCCGGTATGCCGTCGCCCAGCACGTTGATCAGCAGCAGCATGATCGGTGTTAGCGGCATACCCCAGGCGAAGAGCTGGGCGCCCAGCATCAAAACAATCTCAGAGAAGTTGCAGACCAGCAGGAAATAGACGGTTTTGCGGATGTTGGAAAAGACTCCACGACCCTTGTGGACGGCCTCGACAATAGTGGAGTAGTTGTCGTCGGTCAGGATGACATCAGCGGCGGATTTGGCCACTTCGGTGCCGGCCACACCCATGGCCACGCCAACATCGGCCGCCTTCAGCGCCGGGGCATCGTTGACGCCATCTCCGGTCATGGCGACCACCTCGTCATGCTCCTGCCAGGCTTCGACAATCCTGATCTTGTCCTCCGGCGAGACCCGGGCGTAGACCGAATACTGGGTGACGTTGTCAATCAGGTCATCGTCGCTCATCTCGGACAGTTCCAGGCCGGTCATGGCTTGGTCGCCTAGGGCCAGTAGGCCAATTTCGCGGCCTATGGCGGCGGCCGTGACGGCGTGGTCGCCGGTAATCATGACAGTGCGAATGCCGGCCTTCCTAGCCTTGGCAATGGCCATGGCGACTTCCGGTCGCGGCGGGTCGATAATGCCAACAATGCCTTCGAAGTCGAGGTCTTGCTCAAGTTCGCCCAGGCGGTCTTCGGGCGGCAGGGTGTCAACGCGCTTGGAGCCGAGCGCAAATATGCGCAGCGAATCGTTGGCGAAGGCGTCATGGTGCCTGTGGCGCCGGTTGGTCGCCTTGCGGATGGCGTCATTGGGCAACAGGTCTGGGTAGACATTGGGGGAGGGGGCGGCGAAGGGGACATGGTCAAAGGCCCCGATCGTCAAGACCAGAAACCCGCCGGCAGGGTGCTGGTGAATTGAGGTCGACATTTTCCTCTCAGAAGAAAAGGCGATCTCCGCCACCTGCGGGAACTTGGTTTCGAGGGCGGATTTTGAGCCGCCCTTGTCCAGCAGCAGGTGAATCACGGCGGCTTCAGTCGGAGAGCCAATGACCTTGACCGTGCCATCAGGCTGGGCCTCGTCGGTGGCGTGGGCTGATAGAGCGTAGCGCTCAATAAAGGCCATCTGATTGGCGGTGAAGTCAGATTCGGCCGCAAACGGATCCGCCCCTTCGATCCACAGTCGTTTGATCGTCATGCGGTTTTGGGTCAAGGTGCCGGTTTTGTCGGTGCAGATGACCGAGGTTGAGCCCAGGGTCTCAACCGCCGGTAGTTTCCTGATCAGGGCGTTTTTCTTGACCATCTCGGTGACGCCATGGGCCAAGGACAAGGTCACAATCAAAGCCAAAGTTTCAGGCACGGCCGCCACGGCCAGGGAAATGGCCACAAAGACCATGTACCAAAGGTCATCGCCCTGCAAATAGCCCACCAGGAACAGGGTTAGGGCTGCGATCACGGCGACGGAGGATATGACCCTGCCAATATTGTTGATCCGGTTTTGCAGCGGTGTGGTCAATCGTTGGGCGTTGTTGAGGTAGCCGGCGATATGCCCCATCTGGGTGAACATGCCGGTGGCGGTGACAATAGCCTTGGCCCGCCCGCCTGTCACCAGGCAGCCAGAAAAGACCATATTGGTCTGGTCAGCCACTGCCACTTTGCCTTCAAGTACGGCCTGGGCCGATTTCTCCGTCGGTTCGCTTTCCCCTGTCAGCGACGACTCGTCAACCGCCAGATCGGTCGAGTCCAATAGCCTGGCGTCAGCCGAAACCAGGTTGCCGGCCTGTAACTGGACCACATCGCCCGGCACCAACTCGGTCGAGTCAACCTCCAGCACCAACGAGTCCCGCAGCACCAAAGTGGTAGGCGAATTAAGGTCTTTGAGCGCCGCTAGGGACTTCTCTGCGCTTCTTTCCTGTGAAATGGCCAGTGCCATATTCAGAATGATAATACCGGTAATCACAATGAATTCGACAAAGCCGTGGCCCTGGAAAATGCCCATAAGGAGTGACAGCAACGCCGCAATTATCAGGATTATGGTAGTGACGTCTTTGAGGTTGTGAATAATCTTGGAGAGTATCGATTCGGCCTCTTGCTCATCGAATTGATTCCGACCATACTTGGCCTGACGGTTGGCGATAACCGCAGATGGCAGGCCTGTTTCGGCATTAGAGTCGAACTTGGCGAGAACAGCTGCGGTGTCCAAATCGTAGAATCTCTCCAAAAGTACGTCCTCCAGTTATTTCTTGTGTTAGATACAATTCAATGCCCCAGCGGGCAAAGAACACCGCCTTCGCCGCTGGCGAAATGATCGGTTGGGCTGAAGGATAGCGTATCGCTTAGGGCGATCACAAACCCACCGTCACCTAGGCGGCATTTTGGCGCCGTGGCAGCTCAAGACCTACTTAGGGCTCGAGGTCAAGGCTGATCGCGTCCCCGGGCACCTCAGGCAATCCTGGCACCGGCGCCGGCAAGGCCACCAGGTCGATGACCACAGCCTGGGCGGCAAAAGCCCGCTCTTTGGCTGGTGTGGTCACCAAAACCCGCGAACCAACCGGCAGGCCAACTAGGCCGGCAAAGACCGTGACGGTCTCACCGGCGTCGCTTGGCACCACGATCGGGGTGGGGCCCTGCCCATCTTGCCAAGTTGAGCCGCCGTCCACGCCGTTCCAATCGACCGCGGCGTAGTGGACCAGCACTTGGTCGCCAGCGGCGACTTCATCACCGGTTCCAGTGGCTAAGACCTGTACGGTGAATTCCTCGGGCGGTTCAACCCCGCCTGGCACCGAGACTTTGGCCTCATGCCCCAAGGCGCCATCGATTTGCGGACCAACGGTTTCGTCGGTCGGTTTGGCGTCGTCTTGGGCTTGGAGATCCTTGGCGAATTTCTCGATTAGCTCCATGTAGATAACTGAGGTGGTACCAGCCTCGGCGCCGAGGGTGGTGTTGAGCTCAGCCAAGCCAGGGGGTACCACGGCCAGCAGCTTCGAACCGACCTTCTGGCCAACAACAACGCGGGACAAGGCCAAAACCGGGCCTTGAGTGCCCAGGGGGAAGACCATAGTCTGCCTGGTGCCCCAGCTGTTGAAGCCGCCCAACGGTTCGGTTTCGCCCCAACTCCAGGCCACAAAGGCGACCGAAACCAGGTCATTCTCACCGACCACGTCGCCGTCGCCTTCATCACCCTGGACCTGGACCTGCAGCGAGGTGGGCGGGTCAATATAGGGAGACGGTGGTTCTGGCGTGGGGGATTCCTCCGGCGGGGCCTCGTCGCCCTCCTCCGGTGGTGCGATTGGCGCCTCGTCTTCCGGCGGCGTTGGCGTAGGCGATTCGGCGCCCTCTTTCAGTGGGTAGGTGACAGTGGGCGTGAGGCCCTCTTCGGCCTGGACCTGGGGCATTTCTTCGGCTTTGACGCTCATCCCGGTTTTGTCGCCCAGCGGCGTGGCCGATGGCGCCGGCGCCGGGTTGCCGGAACAGCCCGCCAGGGCCAACAGGCCGGCCAGCGTCAAGACACCGGTAACTCTTACGATTGAACGCACGTTTCCTCCACTTTGCCGTTTGATTGGCCCCTACATAATAGGGGGTTGGCCGCCCTGCACCGGCCTATGGTGGCTACGCGACATCGGCCCGGCTCGCCCCCACCGGAAGCGAACCGGGCCAAAGGCACTAGATAGGGCGGCTAGAAGGCCGGGATAACCGAGCCGTCAGTCCAGGTGTCGACAATGAACTGCTTGACTTCGGGGCTGTGTAGCAGTTCGTTGAGTTTGACCAAGCCCGGGCTGTCTTTGTCGCCAGCGCGAACCACCAACATATTGGCGTAGGGGTTGTCCTGGCCGTCTTCCAACATCAGGGCGTCAGACGAGGGCATGAGCCCAGCGTCGATGGCGAAGTTGCCGTTGATGACGGCGTAGTCGAAGTCCGGAAGGGACTTGGGTAGCAGCTGCGGGTCAATCTGGGTCAGTTTGACGTTGTTGGGGTTGTCTGCCAAATCGTCAATGGTCGGGTCGCCTTCGGTTTGGGCCAAAGTGAAGACGCCGGCGGCTTCGAGCAGCCTGAGCCCGCGGGCCTGGTTGGCCGGGTCGTTGGAGACGCCAATCATGGCGCCATCGGGCACCGCGGTCAGATCAGTGTGCTTTTCCGAATAGACGCCAAGCGGCTCAATATGCACGCCCTCGAAGGCGTAGAAGTCGTAGTTGAACTCTTCCATCTGGGCTTCAAGGTACGGCAGGTGCTGGAAGTAGTTGCCGTCGATTGAGCCTTCGTTCAGGCCGGTGTTCGGCAGAACATAATCGGTGAACTCGACAATATCGAGCTTCAGGCCAGCCTCGGTGGCCAAGTTCTCTTTGACAAATCTGAGGATTTCGCCATGCGGTGTGGGGCTGGCGCCAATCTTGAGTTCAGTCGCGGCCTTGTCCTCAGTGGTACCTCCACCATCGTTGCCGCTATCGGAGCCGCAGGCGCCAAGGGCAAGGGCGGCAGCCAACCCGAGGGCCAGGCTGGCGCCAATTGTCTTACTGGTCTTCTTCATGCTCTGTCTCGCTTTCGTTTCGTTTGGCTGGTTGGGTTGAGAGTTGGAGTCACGCCGGTGCCGGATGGCGCTAGCGAGTGTGGTCAAGCCGGCGGACCAGAAGGTCGCCAAGTAGTTGTACCACTTCGACCAGCACCACTACGACCACCACCACCATGACAAAGATGTCGGGTTGGTTGCGGGTGTAGCCGACGTTGTAGACCAGGTCACCCAGGCCGCCAGCGCCAATCGTGCCGGTGATCATCGAATAACCGATCAAAGTGATGTAAGTAACAGTGGCCGCGGCCACCAGAGAAGGGGCGGCTTCGCGCACGGCGATACCCCAGGAGATGCGCCATCTTGACGCCCCGGCCATCAGCGCGGCTTCGATTTTGCCCAGTTCGACCGAACGGATCGAGTTTTCAGCCAGGCGGGCGTAAAACGGAATACAGCCGACCGCTAGCGGCGGGATCCCGGCTTGCCAGCCAATAATCGAACCCAGCAGGGCCCGGGTAAAGCCAATCAGCAGCAGCATCAGGACAATGAACGGGATGGCCCGGCCCAGGTCAACGATGATTGAGGTGATTCGGAAAATGGTGCGTTGAGGTCGAATACCGACCGGTGAGGTCGCCCAAACGGCCAGGCCAATAGGCAATCCGACGACCACGCCAATCAGGCAGGAGATGGTCACCTGGCCAAAGGTCTGGAGAATGGCCGGCCCAATCTTCTCCCAGAACAGTGAGTTGCCGAAATAACTGCCATGGTCGACCACGGCCGCCAACCAGGTGCTCATTCGCCACCCCCATCGGGGCTGGCCACATGCAGGCCTTGCCGGCGCAGGGTCTCGATCACCCGGGAGCGGGCTGACTGGTCGACCTCCAATTGGAAACGGCCCACCCTCTCACCGGCCAGGGTTTCGAGCGTACCGGTGTGGATGGATGTGTCCTCGCCCAGGTCAGCCAGCAGTTTCAAGACCTCGCGAATGGAGTTTTCGGCTGAGGAGAACGACACTTCGAGCGTGGCTTTGGCCGAGCCAACCGGCGAAACCGCCAGCGGGATCAAATCCCGAGCCAAAACCGTGCCGTACTGTTTGACGACCTCGCCAATTGATCCGCTTTGGGCCACCCGGCCGTGGGCCAACAAGGTCACGGCGTCACAAACCTGACGCACAACCGCCATTTCGTGGGTAATGATCAGCACTGTCAGGCCAAGTTTGGCGTTGAGGTCGCGGATCAGCTCAAGCACCTGGCGGGTGGTGGCCCAGTCCAGCGCGGAAGACGGCTCGTCGCATAGCAGCACCGTGGCGTCACCGGCCAAAGCCCTGGCTATGCCGACCCGCTGGCGCTGTCCACCGGACAGCTGGGCCGGATAGGCCTTGGCTCTTTCGGCTAGCCCAACCAGCTCGAGCAGGTCCATGGCCTTGGCCACAGCCTGGGCCTTGGAGGTGCCCACGACCAGTTGCGGATAGGCCACATTTCCCAGGGCGGTACGCGAATCGAACAGGTTGTCGTGCTGGAAAACCATGCCAATGCGGCGCCGACGCTGGCGCAGGGCGGCCCCGGACAGGCCAGTAATGGCCTCGCCGTCAATCGAGACGACGCCGCTGGTCGGTTGTTCCAGGCCGGTGAGGCAACGAATCAAAGTTGACTTGCCGGCACCAGAAGGACCAACAATGCCGTGGATTTGGCCGTCCGGAATGGCTAAATCGAGCCGATCAAGGGCGTGGACCGGTCCGTCGGCAGATCTGAAGACCTTGGTTAGGGCTCGCAGCTCAATCACGGATTGTCCTTACCTGACACAGATGGCTCTTACTTGGCAGCGAATGATGCGCGGCTGGGCATAGCAGCCTTTGGGCGCCGGGGAATGGGGCGTTTCCTCTCAGCCGCGCCGGGGCATTCGGGCAGGCATGACCGCCTGTGGGATGGACATTGAGACCCGGCTGCGCTGATGCACCCGACTATTGAACCACAGATGGCCAGCCCGGTCAGCAGAGGCTATTTCGGCTGGCAAAAGGTGTTCTACCAATGGGAGGTGTGAAATAGGTCACAAAACAGGTAGTTTCCGTGGTGGTGGCCTTTGGTCGGATTGCCGGTCGGTTCGAGCCGCCTGGGCCAAAGAGTAGTCTTTGGCTGATCAGGTCCATTCGTGGCGGCCCGCCTTGGCGCTGAGACGTTAGGAATCACCCCCGTATGCGAGCACTGGTTTGTGTCGCCTCAAAGCACGGCTCCACCCTCCAGGTGGGCCAAGCGATTGAACGACGCCTGGCCGCCCATGGCTTGGAGGTTGACCTGATGTCACCAGAGGCGGTCACAAGCCTGGAGGGCTACGACGTGGTGGTGCTGGGTTCGGCTCTCTACGCCAACCGGATGATGCCGGCGATGGCGGCCTTCACTCACCGATGGGGCGAAGCCTTGGCTCGCCTGCCGGCCTACCTCTTCACCTCCGGGCCGCTTGACCCCGGTCCGGTCGACGGCATCCCCTTGCCCAGGGACGCTCGTGACCTGGCCGCCTTTATTGGCGCGCGCGAGGCCAAGCTGTTTGCCGGCTCCATGGCGCCGGCTGGCCTCAAAGCCACCGAACGGGCAGTTATGCGCATGATCGGTGCGCGCGGTGGTGACTACCGTGACTTCGCCCAAATCGAAGAATGGGCCGACGCCATCGCCCGCTCTACCGGCCAAACTGCGTGAAGCCGCCCCCCAAGCGCTATCTTTGGTTCGCACTTACCGGTGTGTTAGACAACTCCCTGGCAGGGTGATGCCCTGTTGAAATGAAGGATGACCCAATGAGAAAGCTAGTCTTTGTCGTCACACTGGCCGCGGTCGCGGCCCTGACCTTGGCGGCCTGCAGCTCCAGTGAGCCAGCGCCATCGGCCGAGGCCAAAACCGAAGCGACACTGCCCACCGTCGCCTTCGACGAGGCAGGGGTGCCGTCGATCGAGATCCCGGCGGACGCCGCGCCCCCAACCGAACTGGTGGCCGAGGTCTTGTCCTCAGGCACCGGCCCGGCAGTCGAAGTGGGCCAGAGCATTACGGTTCATTACAGTGGCTGGCTCTGGGCTGACGGGACGCAGTTCGACAGTTCATGGGAGCGCGGCGAGCCATCCACCTTCCCCCTGATCGAAGGTGGCTTGATTGACGGCTGGGTCAAGGGC harbors:
- a CDS encoding cation-translocating P-type ATPase produces the protein MERFYDLDTAAVLAKFDSNAETGLPSAVIANRQAKYGRNQFDEQEAESILSKIIHNLKDVTTIILIIAALLSLLMGIFQGHGFVEFIVITGIIILNMALAISQERSAEKSLAALKDLNSPTTLVLRDSLVLEVDSTELVPGDVVQLQAGNLVSADARLLDSTDLAVDESSLTGESEPTEKSAQAVLEGKVAVADQTNMVFSGCLVTGGRAKAIVTATGMFTQMGHIAGYLNNAQRLTTPLQNRINNIGRVISSVAVIAALTLFLVGYLQGDDLWYMVFVAISLAVAAVPETLALIVTLSLAHGVTEMVKKNALIRKLPAVETLGSTSVICTDKTGTLTQNRMTIKRLWIEGADPFAAESDFTANQMAFIERYALSAHATDEAQPDGTVKVIGSPTEAAVIHLLLDKGGSKSALETKFPQVAEIAFSSERKMSTSIHQHPAGGFLVLTIGAFDHVPFAAPSPNVYPDLLPNDAIRKATNRRHRHHDAFANDSLRIFALGSKRVDTLPPEDRLGELEQDLDFEGIVGIIDPPRPEVAMAIAKARKAGIRTVMITGDHAVTAAAIGREIGLLALGDQAMTGLELSEMSDDDLIDNVTQYSVYARVSPEDKIRIVEAWQEHDEVVAMTGDGVNDAPALKAADVGVAMGVAGTEVAKSAADVILTDDNYSTIVEAVHKGRGVFSNIRKTVYFLLVCNFSEIVLMLGAQLFAWGMPLTPIMLLLINVLGDGIPGISLAREKSDPRIMRRTPIGRNESLFQGLHFVIIKQIIAFVAVGWVAFLLGANVVLSSTHPPSEKLGQTMCFLVVGWTSILHIYTVRSRRSIFRRTLLDNPRLSYSALSMIALFGLFVLIGPVGVHFGLTTLGLDHWLIVIGLSVIPTITAELGKFFMNRSETRLYASRLVHHADHE
- a CDS encoding FKBP-type peptidyl-prolyl cis-trans isomerase; the protein is MRSIVRVTGVLTLAGLLALAGCSGNPAPAPSATPLGDKTGMSVKAEEMPQVQAEEGLTPTVTYPLKEGAESPTPTPPEDEAPIAPPEEGDEAPPEESPTPEPPSPYIDPPTSLQVQVQGDEGDGDVVGENDLVSVAFVAWSWGETEPLGGFNSWGTRQTMVFPLGTQGPVLALSRVVVGQKVGSKLLAVVPPGLAELNTTLGAEAGTTSVIYMELIEKFAKDLQAQDDAKPTDETVGPQIDGALGHEAKVSVPGGVEPPEEFTVQVLATGTGDEVAAGDQVLVHYAAVDWNGVDGGSTWQDGQGPTPIVVPSDAGETVTVFAGLVGLPVGSRVLVTTPAKERAFAAQAVVIDLVALPAPVPGLPEVPGDAISLDLEP
- a CDS encoding MetQ/NlpA family ABC transporter substrate-binding protein, whose protein sequence is MKKTSKTIGASLALGLAAALALGACGSDSGNDGGGTTEDKAATELKIGASPTPHGEILRFVKENLATEAGLKLDIVEFTDYVLPNTGLNEGSIDGNYFQHLPYLEAQMEEFNYDFYAFEGVHIEPLGVYSEKHTDLTAVPDGAMIGVSNDPANQARGLRLLEAAGVFTLAQTEGDPTIDDLADNPNNVKLTQIDPQLLPKSLPDFDYAVINGNFAIDAGLMPSSDALMLEDGQDNPYANMLVVRAGDKDSPGLVKLNELLHSPEVKQFIVDTWTDGSVIPAF
- a CDS encoding ABC transporter permease is translated as MSTWLAAVVDHGSYFGNSLFWEKIGPAILQTFGQVTISCLIGVVVGLPIGLAVWATSPVGIRPQRTIFRITSIIVDLGRAIPFIVLMLLLIGFTRALLGSIIGWQAGIPPLAVGCIPFYARLAENSIRSVELGKIEAALMAGASRWRISWGIAVREAAPSLVAAATVTYITLIGYSMITGTIGAGGLGDLVYNVGYTRNQPDIFVMVVVVVVVLVEVVQLLGDLLVRRLDHTR
- a CDS encoding ATP-binding cassette domain-containing protein; protein product: MIELRALTKVFRSADGPVHALDRLDLAIPDGQIHGIVGPSGAGKSTLIRCLTGLEQPTSGVVSIDGEAITGLSGAALRQRRRRIGMVFQHDNLFDSRTALGNVAYPQLVVGTSKAQAVAKAMDLLELVGLAERAKAYPAQLSGGQRQRVGIARALAGDATVLLCDEPSSALDWATTRQVLELIRDLNAKLGLTVLIITHEMAVVRQVCDAVTLLAHGRVAQSGSIGEVVKQYGTVLARDLIPLAVSPVGSAKATLEVSFSSAENSIREVLKLLADLGEDTSIHTGTLETLAGERVGRFQLEVDQSARSRVIETLRRQGLHVASPDGGGE
- a CDS encoding flavodoxin domain-containing protein, translated to MRALVCVASKHGSTLQVGQAIERRLAAHGLEVDLMSPEAVTSLEGYDVVVLGSALYANRMMPAMAAFTHRWGEALARLPAYLFTSGPLDPGPVDGIPLPRDARDLAAFIGAREAKLFAGSMAPAGLKATERAVMRMIGARGGDYRDFAQIEEWADAIARSTGQTA
- a CDS encoding FKBP-type peptidyl-prolyl cis-trans isomerase, with product MRKLVFVVTLAAVAALTLAACSSSEPAPSAEAKTEATLPTVAFDEAGVPSIEIPADAAPPTELVAEVLSSGTGPAVEVGQSITVHYSGWLWADGTQFDSSWERGEPSTFPLIEGGLIDGWVKGLDGQSVGSQVLLVIPPEMGYGAGGGGGIPGDSTLVFVVDILAAQ